A stretch of Shewanella dokdonensis DNA encodes these proteins:
- a CDS encoding HlyD family secretion protein, translating into MSSLFRKQTIEAQKQKLHGDVSLAQPLSIYNSAFIIFIVVTAIAVFLSCSHYARKETVRGYLVPNKGLIETFANRSGNVEKLHVSEGTLVQKGDPLVTIILRRSMTSGEELSESLIGELKQQLDLLEVERVVNQRMLGDESARLRTAISDNQSSLSVINNLEKLLFEKLSIQQSQQNQHKKLYQDGFLSKLDYQSQQEKIINIRQEIENTKSNRVIVSSQLNASQAELKLLPHQYALKESELKRRRSDLQRQIDETENNYRYVIRAVEAGTVAAIQIVEGEFIATNRPLMSLIPQGAELVAELLLPTRSAGFIREGDEARLRFDAFPYQRFGFLESHISRIDKALLLDGEARVPVNLSEPVYRIRTQLSKQDMLAYGEAFPLRSGMLLEADIVLDRRSLLDWLLDPIYSLKGRVG; encoded by the coding sequence ATGTCTAGTTTATTCAGAAAACAGACCATTGAGGCACAAAAGCAAAAGCTACATGGTGATGTGTCGCTGGCACAGCCCCTGTCTATTTACAATTCTGCGTTTATTATTTTTATCGTCGTTACGGCTATAGCTGTATTTCTCTCTTGTTCTCATTACGCCAGAAAGGAAACCGTTCGAGGGTATTTAGTTCCCAATAAAGGGCTTATTGAAACATTCGCCAATCGTAGCGGTAACGTTGAGAAACTACACGTGTCAGAGGGCACACTAGTTCAAAAAGGTGATCCTTTAGTGACTATCATTCTCAGACGAAGTATGACTTCCGGCGAAGAACTCAGTGAATCTTTAATTGGCGAACTGAAACAACAGTTAGACTTGCTCGAAGTTGAACGAGTAGTAAACCAAAGAATGTTGGGAGATGAGTCTGCTAGGTTAAGAACAGCGATATCAGATAATCAAAGTTCACTCTCTGTCATTAATAATCTGGAAAAATTGCTTTTTGAAAAATTGTCGATTCAACAATCTCAGCAAAATCAGCATAAGAAGTTATATCAGGACGGTTTTCTTTCTAAACTCGACTATCAGTCTCAGCAAGAGAAGATTATCAATATTCGACAAGAAATTGAAAACACTAAATCTAACAGAGTAATCGTTTCTAGTCAATTAAATGCGTCACAAGCTGAGCTTAAGCTTTTACCCCATCAGTATGCATTAAAAGAGAGTGAGCTTAAAAGACGTCGCTCAGACCTTCAACGTCAAATCGATGAAACTGAGAATAATTATCGCTATGTTATCCGCGCTGTAGAAGCGGGAACGGTTGCCGCAATACAAATTGTTGAAGGAGAGTTTATTGCGACAAATCGCCCGTTAATGAGCCTTATCCCTCAAGGTGCAGAACTGGTCGCAGAGTTACTATTACCTACTCGTAGTGCAGGCTTTATTAGAGAAGGGGATGAGGCAAGATTACGCTTTGATGCTTTTCCCTATCAGCGGTTTGGGTTCCTTGAAAGTCATATCTCCCGCATTGATAAGGCATTATTGCTTGATGGTGAAGCCAGAGTGCCGGTTAACTTGTCAGAACCAGTTTACCGTATTCGCACTCAGTTATCTAAGCAGGATATGCTGGCTTATGGAGAAGCTTTTCCTCTAAGAAGTGGCATGTTGCTTGAAGCTGACATTGTGCTCGATAGGCGGAGCTTACTTGATTGGCTACTCGACCCTATATACAGTCTGAAAGGGAGGGTCGGCTAA
- a CDS encoding peptidase domain-containing ABC transporter — protein sequence MNASTDMTSEFPPIELLEFSGKKRVPLILQAEMAECGLACIAMVASFYGHKLDMSGLRKRFSANLKGMNLQQMIGLSDSIGLASRALKCPIEEVGKLTFPCVLHWDMNHFVVLTGVTKSGVSINDPALGKKTFTFKEFAEHFTGIALELTPTKGFEQVDERQQMRLSQLWSKMTGLGQALTTLFVLSLLLQVFALVTPYYMQWVVDEVLISQDRPLLIVLAAGFGLLVAINVITSSVRSWLVLRVSSLLNMQMGVNLLRHLLRLPMSYFEKRHVGDLVSRFSSLAQVRERLTTGLVETVVDGVMSIAVLVMMLIYSVKLTLVVVAAITLYTLLRFALYRPLHRATEESIQSSAKEQTNFLENIRCIQTIKLFTCEPQRQSLWQNRYSEVINADIRLGKLKISFDAMNKLLFGVENIIVVYLAATIVMSGGLTIGMVLAFIAYKNQLTERFASLIEQLILFRMLRLHLDRISDIALHEQEANRESITSINMVTGQLTLERVSFRYAPNEPCVINDVSITINANESVAIVGESGCGKTTLVKLMLGLLIPTQGRILLDGQDITQIGLIAYRKQVAAVMQDDTLLSGSIADNLTFFDPEPNYLRMQQCAQMAAIDTDISKMTMGYNTLVGDMGNQFSGGQVQRLLLARALYQKPSLLFMDEATSHLDVNNEARISEQIKHLDMTRIIIAHRPETIKQAQRVLVMHRGKVYTQDEMESFMGNTQKAQ from the coding sequence ATGAATGCCTCTACAGATATGACTAGTGAGTTTCCCCCAATTGAACTGTTGGAATTTTCAGGCAAGAAACGCGTACCGCTTATATTGCAGGCGGAAATGGCTGAATGTGGTTTAGCTTGTATCGCCATGGTTGCTAGCTTTTATGGGCACAAGCTTGATATGTCCGGATTAAGGAAGCGTTTTAGTGCAAATTTAAAGGGGATGAATCTGCAGCAGATGATTGGCCTCAGTGACAGCATAGGACTTGCGAGCCGTGCGCTGAAGTGCCCGATAGAAGAAGTTGGTAAGCTCACATTCCCTTGTGTGCTGCATTGGGATATGAATCACTTTGTGGTGTTGACCGGAGTGACTAAGTCCGGGGTGAGCATTAATGACCCGGCGTTGGGGAAGAAGACGTTTACTTTTAAAGAGTTTGCCGAGCATTTCACTGGTATCGCACTAGAGTTGACCCCCACCAAAGGATTTGAGCAGGTTGATGAACGCCAGCAGATGCGCTTATCGCAGCTCTGGAGCAAGATGACAGGGTTAGGTCAAGCTTTAACTACACTTTTCGTGTTGTCATTATTGCTGCAAGTCTTTGCGCTAGTCACTCCTTACTACATGCAGTGGGTAGTCGATGAGGTCCTCATTAGCCAAGATAGACCACTACTCATAGTGCTGGCAGCAGGCTTTGGATTGCTTGTGGCTATCAACGTAATAACCTCTAGCGTACGTAGTTGGTTGGTTTTGCGTGTATCGAGCCTGCTCAATATGCAGATGGGTGTCAATTTATTGCGTCACCTGCTTAGGTTACCCATGAGTTATTTTGAAAAGCGCCATGTTGGTGACTTGGTTTCGCGGTTTAGCTCACTTGCCCAGGTGCGAGAGCGTTTAACTACTGGGTTAGTCGAAACGGTTGTTGATGGCGTCATGTCAATAGCCGTACTAGTGATGATGTTGATTTATAGCGTCAAGTTGACATTAGTTGTTGTTGCAGCAATTACACTTTACACTCTATTGAGGTTTGCGCTTTATCGGCCGCTGCACCGAGCAACTGAAGAGTCCATTCAGTCGAGCGCCAAAGAGCAAACAAATTTCTTAGAGAACATTCGCTGCATACAAACCATTAAACTGTTTACCTGCGAACCTCAGCGTCAAAGTTTATGGCAAAACCGTTACAGCGAAGTGATTAATGCAGATATCCGTCTAGGCAAGCTCAAAATCAGCTTTGACGCCATGAACAAGTTGCTGTTTGGTGTAGAGAACATCATTGTGGTTTACCTTGCGGCGACAATTGTGATGAGCGGTGGTTTAACAATCGGTATGGTGCTGGCATTTATCGCATACAAGAATCAGCTAACGGAGCGTTTTGCTAGCCTGATTGAGCAGCTTATTTTGTTTCGTATGTTGCGTTTACACCTCGACCGTATCTCTGATATTGCGCTGCACGAACAGGAAGCAAATAGGGAGAGTATCACTTCCATCAACATGGTTACTGGACAGTTAACGCTTGAGCGCGTGAGTTTCCGATATGCACCAAATGAGCCATGTGTCATCAATGATGTGTCTATCACTATCAATGCGAATGAATCCGTTGCCATCGTGGGTGAATCTGGATGTGGCAAGACAACATTAGTAAAGTTAATGTTGGGGCTGTTAATCCCAACGCAGGGGCGAATTTTGCTGGATGGGCAAGATATTACTCAAATTGGTTTAATCGCCTATCGCAAACAGGTTGCTGCGGTCATGCAAGATGATACTCTGCTATCAGGCTCTATCGCCGACAATCTAACCTTCTTCGACCCCGAGCCTAACTATTTGCGTATGCAGCAGTGCGCGCAAATGGCCGCCATTGATACCGACATCAGTAAAATGACAATGGGGTATAACACCTTGGTAGGGGATATGGGCAACCAGTTCTCTGGCGGGCAAGTACAGCGCCTGTTGCTTGCCAGAGCCCTTTATCAAAAACCAAGTTTACTGTTCATGGATGAGGCGACCAGCCATCTTGATGTTAATAACGAAGCAAGGATCAGCGAGCAGATAAAACACCTCGACATGACGCGCATCATCATCGCGCACCGACCGGAAACCATCAAGCAGGCTCAGCGAGTATTGGTAATGCATCGAGGTAAAGTCTACACACAGGATGAGATGGAAAGTTTTATGGGTAACACTCAGAAAGCGCAGTAA